One window from the genome of Microcoleus sp. FACHB-68 encodes:
- the glcD gene encoding glycolate oxidase subunit GlcD encodes MIALDKPRNWKPIIKEFESAVGKTGVVQRKEELLTYECDGLSSYRQIPAVVVLPKTTEEVAKIVKICDRNGVPWVARGAGTGLSGGALPVENCVVIVTALMRKILKIDLENQRVVVQPGVINNWVTQAVSGAGFYYAPDPSSQIICSIGGNVAENSGGVHCLKYGVTTNHVMGLKLVLPDGSIVEVGGELLEMPGYDLTGLFVGSEGTLGIATEITLRILKAPESICVLLADFTTIEEAGDAVSDIISAGIIPGGMEIMDNLSINAVEDVVATGCYPRDAGAILLVEIDGLEVEVARNKQRVADICTKNGARSITTASDPETRLKIWKGRKAAFAAAGHLSPDYYVQDGVIPRTQMSFVLKEIEELSKKYGYRVANVFHAGDGNLHPLILYDNSVAGALEVVEELGGEILKLCVKVGGSISGEHGVGADKKCYMPDMFSATDLETMQWVRQVFNPKGLANPGKMFPTPRTCGEGAKVQNTQKFNGAELF; translated from the coding sequence ATGATCGCTTTAGACAAACCCCGTAACTGGAAACCAATTATTAAAGAATTTGAAAGCGCAGTCGGCAAAACCGGCGTTGTGCAGCGCAAAGAAGAATTGCTTACCTACGAATGCGACGGACTCAGCAGCTACCGGCAGATACCGGCTGTTGTTGTGCTGCCGAAAACGACGGAAGAAGTCGCAAAAATTGTCAAAATTTGTGATCGCAACGGCGTGCCTTGGGTTGCCAGAGGTGCCGGCACCGGCTTATCGGGGGGTGCCTTGCCGGTGGAAAATTGCGTGGTAATCGTCACCGCTTTGATGCGAAAAATCCTTAAAATTGACCTGGAAAATCAGCGAGTGGTTGTGCAACCTGGTGTGATTAATAACTGGGTAACTCAAGCAGTTAGCGGTGCCGGTTTCTATTACGCACCCGATCCTTCCAGTCAAATTATCTGCTCAATTGGCGGCAACGTTGCGGAAAATTCTGGTGGCGTCCACTGCCTAAAATATGGCGTTACAACCAACCATGTGATGGGCTTAAAATTGGTGCTGCCCGATGGTTCTATTGTAGAAGTGGGCGGCGAACTTCTAGAAATGCCCGGTTACGATCTCACCGGCTTATTTGTGGGTTCCGAAGGAACTTTGGGAATTGCCACAGAAATCACCCTGCGAATTCTCAAAGCACCGGAATCGATTTGCGTTTTGCTGGCAGATTTTACCACGATTGAAGAAGCCGGTGATGCCGTTTCCGATATTATCAGCGCCGGCATTATTCCAGGCGGCATGGAAATCATGGACAACCTCAGCATTAATGCCGTTGAAGATGTGGTTGCCACCGGCTGCTATCCCCGCGATGCTGGGGCAATTCTACTGGTAGAAATAGACGGATTAGAAGTCGAAGTTGCCAGAAACAAACAGCGCGTTGCAGATATTTGCACTAAAAATGGCGCACGCAGCATCACAACAGCCAGCGATCCAGAAACGCGCTTAAAAATTTGGAAAGGACGAAAAGCCGCCTTTGCTGCAGCCGGTCATTTAAGCCCAGATTATTACGTGCAAGACGGCGTAATTCCCCGCACACAAATGTCATTTGTTCTCAAAGAAATTGAAGAACTGAGCAAGAAATATGGCTATCGAGTGGCAAATGTTTTTCATGCCGGTGATGGAAATCTTCACCCGTTGATTCTTTATGATAACTCAGTAGCCGGTGCTTTGGAAGTTGTAGAAGAATTGGGCGGAGAAATCCTTAAACTGTGCGTAAAAGTTGGCGGGAGCATTTCCGGAGAACACGGCGTTGGGGCAGATAAAAAATGCTATATGCCAGATATGTTCAGCGCAACCGATTTAGAAACAATGCAGTGGGTGCGCCAAGTCTTTAATCCCAAAGGGTTAGCAAATCCCGGAAAAATGTTTCCCACACCGCGCACCTGTGGAGAAGGTGCAAAGGTTCAGAATACTCAGAAATTTAATGGAGCAGAACTGTTTTAA
- a CDS encoding BMC domain-containing protein, which yields MPGAVGMVEVKGLPPALAVADAMVKAARVTLVGYEKVSSARYTIIVRGDVAEVQAAVAAGVDSVKRVTTEEDLLLSYHVIARPHENIDCVLPIHYTAATEQFRV from the coding sequence ATGCCAGGTGCAGTCGGTATGGTTGAAGTGAAAGGTCTTCCTCCTGCGCTTGCAGTGGCAGACGCAATGGTTAAAGCCGCCCGTGTTACGCTGGTTGGTTATGAAAAAGTGAGCAGTGCTCGCTACACGATCATTGTTCGGGGAGATGTCGCTGAGGTGCAAGCTGCGGTGGCGGCTGGGGTGGATTCAGTTAAGCGAGTGACGACTGAGGAGGATTTGTTACTCTCCTACCACGTCATTGCTCGTCCCCATGAAAATATTGATTGTGTTTTACCTATCCACTACACAGCGGCTACGGAACAGTTTCGAGTGTGA
- a CDS encoding aspartyl protease: MGTLVLPNLKGKQMGQVITTLTVTNRIDQVLHQRGFIPSEEVRAITLDNVVVDTGATMLCLPAHVISQLGLIQVGETNVETLAGVKRGRIFGDATLVVENREGRFDCLELTELKYALLGVIPLQQLGLEPDLQNHRLRVLPMNSEQTYLMA, translated from the coding sequence ATGGGTACACTTGTACTGCCAAATCTTAAAGGAAAACAAATGGGTCAAGTTATTACCACATTAACCGTCACAAATCGCATCGATCAAGTTCTCCATCAGCGGGGTTTCATCCCATCTGAAGAAGTTCGCGCTATTACATTAGATAATGTTGTTGTCGATACCGGCGCAACCATGCTTTGTCTGCCGGCACACGTGATCAGCCAGTTGGGGTTAATTCAGGTCGGAGAAACCAACGTAGAAACCTTAGCCGGCGTAAAAAGGGGTCGGATTTTTGGCGATGCCACACTTGTAGTAGAAAATCGAGAAGGCAGATTTGATTGCCTGGAACTCACCGAACTTAAGTATGCTTTGCTAGGGGTGATTCCTTTACAGCAACTTGGTTTAGAGCCAGATTTGCAGAATCATCGGTTGCGAGTATTACCCATGAATTCTGAGCAAACCTATCTGATGGCTTAA
- a CDS encoding chloride channel protein, giving the protein MTALTSSDGLQSKQPALASVSSFLTRLLNRLQPTPETVVMILAVLIGGSTGMGVVTFHYLIDLIHSLTLEGLMGFISPWGAWTLACVPTLGGAIIGLMRWRWPDFGPGISSMIAAVQQPKGGVPLVLKPVTKMVAASVSLGTGAALGPEGPSVEIGANFGMLVSQALQVSQDRQRLLLGAGAAAGIAAGFNAPIAGVFFALEVVLGTSFATSAVSVVLLAAVVAALIAQIGLGAQPAFALPDYIVLSPLELPLYMGLGLLASLVSIAYTQAVKLAQRCFRGEVPLFVWFSGIPRWLHPMIGGACVGWVALQWPQILGIGYETIEAMLQDVEFSLQLLLILLVSKLVMSAVSLGSGLVGGTFAPAMFLGASLGSAYAKILVLAIPTIQSVMAGPPAYAMVGMAAVLAGSARAPLTAILLLFELTRDYRIVLPLMAAVGLSVWLVDCLKPVKTSSSNLQQIGLNIEKDYKREILQNIRVSEAMNKSPLILSGTTTLIEAGLALTNHNCHSSLVINEAGRLIGILTLRDVNRILSGEKTDVLISYLVHQKIADICTTEILLAYDDEPVADALDRMAARGLHQLPVVERDNPYEALGLLNEEDISLVSQLAMTRDALRGYCSLPAASDAVEVEEEKVPV; this is encoded by the coding sequence ATGACCGCCCTGACCTCCTCTGATGGGCTGCAATCTAAACAGCCAGCGCTTGCCTCTGTTTCTTCCTTTCTAACTCGCCTCCTCAACCGGCTACAGCCAACCCCAGAAACCGTCGTTATGATCTTGGCGGTACTGATTGGCGGCAGCACCGGCATGGGCGTCGTTACGTTTCATTACCTCATCGATCTGATCCACAGCTTGACGCTAGAGGGTTTAATGGGGTTCATTTCTCCTTGGGGCGCGTGGACACTTGCCTGTGTTCCCACCCTCGGCGGCGCAATCATCGGACTCATGCGCTGGCGCTGGCCGGATTTTGGCCCTGGAATTTCCTCAATGATTGCGGCTGTGCAGCAACCAAAGGGTGGGGTTCCCCTCGTTCTTAAACCTGTAACTAAGATGGTGGCGGCTTCGGTTTCTTTGGGAACTGGGGCAGCTTTAGGGCCGGAAGGGCCAAGTGTGGAAATTGGGGCGAATTTTGGGATGCTGGTGAGTCAAGCGCTGCAAGTTTCCCAAGATCGGCAGCGATTACTGTTGGGCGCGGGTGCGGCTGCCGGCATTGCGGCGGGGTTTAATGCCCCGATTGCCGGTGTGTTTTTTGCCCTGGAAGTGGTGCTGGGCACGAGTTTTGCCACTTCAGCCGTGAGTGTGGTGCTGTTGGCGGCAGTGGTGGCAGCTTTAATTGCTCAAATTGGATTGGGTGCTCAGCCGGCTTTTGCACTCCCTGATTATATAGTGCTATCGCCTCTGGAATTACCTCTCTACATGGGTTTGGGGTTATTAGCCAGTTTAGTTTCAATTGCCTACACCCAAGCCGTTAAGTTAGCGCAGCGTTGCTTTCGGGGTGAAGTGCCGCTTTTTGTCTGGTTCAGTGGCATTCCCCGGTGGCTTCATCCGATGATTGGGGGTGCTTGTGTCGGTTGGGTGGCGTTGCAATGGCCGCAAATTTTAGGCATTGGCTATGAAACCATTGAAGCGATGTTGCAAGATGTGGAGTTTTCTTTGCAACTGTTGCTGATCCTGCTGGTTTCTAAGCTGGTGATGAGTGCGGTTAGTTTGGGAAGTGGCTTAGTGGGTGGAACGTTTGCACCGGCTATGTTTCTCGGTGCGTCTTTGGGTTCGGCTTATGCCAAGATTTTAGTCTTAGCTATCCCAACAATACAATCAGTGATGGCAGGGCCGCCGGCTTATGCAATGGTGGGAATGGCTGCGGTACTTGCCGGCAGTGCGCGTGCTCCACTCACAGCGATATTATTACTATTTGAATTAACGCGAGATTACCGAATTGTGTTGCCGTTAATGGCGGCGGTGGGATTGAGTGTTTGGCTGGTTGATTGTTTGAAGCCGGTTAAAACTTCTAGTTCTAATTTGCAGCAAATTGGGTTGAATATTGAAAAAGATTATAAGCGGGAAATCTTGCAAAATATTCGAGTTTCAGAAGCGATGAATAAATCGCCGCTGATCTTATCTGGGACAACGACTTTAATAGAAGCCGGTTTAGCTTTAACGAATCATAATTGTCATAGTAGCTTGGTCATTAATGAGGCAGGCCGGTTAATTGGAATTCTCACTTTACGAGATGTGAATCGAATTTTATCAGGCGAGAAAACCGATGTTTTGATCAGTTATTTAGTCCACCAGAAAATTGCAGATATCTGCACAACTGAAATTCTTTTAGCTTACGATGATGAGCCGGTTGCTGATGCCTTAGATCGGATGGCTGCTAGAGGGTTGCATCAGTTGCCGGTGGTTGAGCGAGACAATCCTTATGAGGCGTTGGGGTTATTAAATGAGGAGGATATTTCCCTGGTTAGTCAGCTGGCAATGACGCGGGATGCTTTGCGAGGTTATTGTTCTCTGCCGGCAGCTTCAGACGCGGTGGAAGTGGAGGAAGAAAAGGTGCCGGTGTGA
- a CDS encoding cytochrome P450 — protein MTLPAGPKTHPFLQLIQWIANPVAYMETCAKQYGDIFTTPLARKGSPLIYVSNPQAIQEILTGDTKQFEAPGEANQILQPLVGDQSMILLGGQRHRRHRQLLMPPFHGDRMRNYGQLIVDITNQAVNHWTQGETFSARSVMQKITLRVILQAVFGLHESPRYEQLQELTKQLLEGLSSPFGASFLFIRSWQRDLGAWSPWGRYLRQKREIDALLYAEIEERRQQADTSRTDILSLMMSARDEEGQPMTDEELRDELLTLLFAGHETTATGLAWALYWTHHLPAVRERLVQELDALGDNPDPMAIFRLPYLTAVCQESLRIRPVAMLTFPRVVKQPVQLMGYQLEEGTPVVGCIYLTHQREDVYPEPNQFKPERFLDRQFSPYEYLPFGGGSRRCIGLALAQLEMKLVLATILSNWQLSLADQQPVQPVRRGVTLGPAGGVRMTVIGERQKVKMPVPVA, from the coding sequence ATGACACTGCCGGCTGGCCCAAAAACTCATCCCTTTTTACAGCTCATTCAGTGGATTGCCAATCCAGTGGCATATATGGAAACCTGCGCGAAGCAGTATGGGGACATCTTCACTACGCCTTTGGCCCGTAAGGGATCACCCCTGATCTATGTGAGTAACCCCCAAGCAATCCAGGAGATATTAACCGGCGACACCAAGCAGTTTGAAGCGCCGGGAGAAGCCAACCAAATTTTACAGCCACTGGTGGGGGATCAATCGATGATCCTGCTGGGCGGCCAACGACACCGCCGGCATCGCCAGTTGTTAATGCCTCCCTTTCACGGGGACAGAATGCGGAACTACGGCCAATTAATTGTTGATATTACCAATCAAGCTGTTAACCACTGGACGCAGGGAGAAACGTTTTCTGCGCGGAGTGTGATGCAAAAGATTACGCTGCGGGTAATTTTGCAAGCGGTGTTTGGATTGCACGAAAGTCCTCGCTATGAGCAGTTGCAAGAACTCACGAAGCAACTGCTAGAAGGATTGAGTTCCCCGTTCGGTGCTAGCTTTCTGTTTATTCGCTCATGGCAACGAGATTTAGGTGCTTGGAGTCCGTGGGGACGTTATTTGCGCCAAAAACGGGAAATTGATGCGCTTTTATACGCTGAGATTGAAGAACGCCGGCAGCAAGCCGATACCTCGCGCACAGATATTCTGAGTTTGATGATGTCGGCGCGTGATGAAGAGGGACAGCCGATGACGGATGAGGAGTTGCGCGATGAGTTGCTGACGCTGCTGTTTGCCGGCCATGAAACGACGGCAACGGGTTTGGCTTGGGCGCTTTACTGGACGCACCATCTGCCGGCAGTCCGTGAACGGCTGGTGCAAGAACTCGATGCTTTGGGTGACAATCCCGATCCAATGGCGATTTTCCGGCTGCCTTACCTGACGGCTGTTTGCCAAGAAAGCCTGCGGATTCGCCCGGTTGCGATGCTGACTTTCCCAAGGGTTGTGAAACAGCCGGTGCAGTTGATGGGTTATCAGTTAGAAGAGGGGACGCCGGTGGTCGGCTGTATTTATCTCACCCACCAGCGCGAGGATGTGTATCCGGAACCCAATCAGTTTAAGCCGGAACGGTTTTTAGACCGGCAATTCTCTCCCTATGAATATTTACCGTTTGGGGGTGGCAGCCGGCGCTGTATCGGTTTGGCGTTAGCGCAGTTGGAGATGAAATTGGTGTTGGCGACGATTTTATCTAACTGGCAACTATCCCTCGCTGATCAGCAGCCAGTGCAACCTGTGCGCCGAGGCGTAACATTAGGGCCGGCAGGGGGTGTGCGAATGACGGTTATCGGTGAGAGGCAAAAGGTAAAAATGCCGGTGCCGGTGGCGTAA
- a CDS encoding phosphoketolase: MTSTTPASTKAAPDFCEGIQHFGEALPDFDTYGKTPAIAEGKGAIADPNDAAAVFQTLLAADALRYLTLQVTGSKASGHPGGFASQAEAYAALVMLGYKNILTEVGHHAPGFYSAMFLDRSLEDMGIETVQQLRDRFREKHGLLGHLSGYIPGILAPAGPLGQGQHFAMAAALLHRDKLFPFTIGDGGMGEPYPMSSMAHFNTAYPSVTNFLPVLVWNGFSQEHHSMVSTKSNEEMIAYWKGNGFKEVILVDAKDFDDQNQPGAYVDGTAFSFKQRLAFTKAVLSGVDKAAKSALGGTLTVFIIKQLKGAGVHALGAKSHNLYAKDTLDAPHMITALKQRALSPEAWALVRTNAERAGGGPAAKTVVTEFELPVAELGELPLEEYAVGGAPQVSTTAMGRLVGKVGQSDRNFLVTNADGNEASGIANINQALKIIHPTSDDLYNQAPQGQVYEPLSEDACAGLAVGLCLMGARSLWCSYESFAINGLPIWQTVTQAMAELRRATPSTVTLFTAGALEQGRNGWTHQRPEIEAYFASMMRNGNVFPLFPPDANSIQACYEWALTTRNKGIVITSSKSPLPIHTTFEQTRQGLRDGAVVLQEVKGSETEKTVVFAVIGDMTLMPVFEAAAFLETEGLGVRIVSIINPRRLYRPHDVAWDTCSQADDGFLDDAGFERLFGGGALIGVTGGAAAMLEPIMLRSNSKRDTFAWKRGETTASAGELMAFNGLTAEALTKRAIELVH; this comes from the coding sequence ATGACCTCAACAACCCCAGCATCAACAAAAGCCGCGCCAGATTTTTGTGAGGGAATTCAGCATTTTGGCGAAGCTTTGCCCGATTTCGACACTTACGGGAAAACCCCGGCGATTGCAGAAGGCAAAGGGGCAATTGCAGATCCCAATGATGCAGCCGCCGTCTTCCAAACTTTACTCGCTGCCGACGCCCTGCGCTATCTGACTCTGCAAGTCACCGGCAGCAAGGCTTCCGGACACCCCGGTGGTTTTGCTAGCCAAGCCGAAGCCTACGCTGCTTTGGTTATGCTGGGTTACAAAAATATCCTCACGGAAGTTGGACACCACGCCCCAGGCTTTTACAGCGCCATGTTCCTCGATCGCTCACTGGAGGATATGGGCATTGAGACGGTGCAGCAGTTGCGGGATCGCTTTCGGGAAAAGCACGGTCTTTTAGGTCATTTATCTGGTTACATTCCCGGCATTTTAGCCCCCGCCGGCCCTCTGGGACAAGGGCAGCACTTTGCAATGGCAGCCGCACTTTTACACCGCGATAAGCTTTTCCCGTTCACGATTGGGGATGGCGGCATGGGTGAACCTTACCCGATGAGCAGTATGGCGCACTTCAATACCGCTTATCCGAGTGTGACGAATTTCCTGCCGGTGTTGGTGTGGAATGGCTTTTCCCAAGAACATCACAGCATGGTTTCCACCAAATCTAATGAAGAGATGATTGCCTACTGGAAAGGCAATGGCTTTAAAGAAGTGATTTTGGTAGATGCCAAGGACTTTGACGATCAAAACCAGCCTGGGGCTTATGTTGATGGCACAGCGTTCTCGTTTAAGCAGCGCTTGGCATTTACAAAGGCGGTACTCTCAGGGGTTGATAAAGCGGCAAAGTCGGCGCTGGGCGGCACACTCACGGTATTTATTATCAAGCAATTGAAGGGTGCCGGTGTTCACGCGCTGGGGGCAAAATCTCACAATTTGTATGCAAAAGATACCCTTGACGCACCTCACATGATCACGGCGTTAAAACAACGCGCCCTTTCGCCGGAAGCATGGGCATTAGTGCGAACCAATGCGGAACGTGCGGGGGGTGGGCCGGCTGCTAAGACAGTTGTCACAGAATTTGAGTTGCCGGTGGCTGAGTTGGGTGAGTTGCCTTTGGAAGAGTATGCAGTTGGCGGTGCTCCGCAGGTTTCCACGACGGCGATGGGGCGTTTGGTGGGAAAAGTGGGACAAAGCGATCGCAACTTCTTGGTTACCAATGCAGATGGAAATGAAGCGTCTGGGATTGCCAATATTAACCAAGCATTGAAGATTATTCACCCAACTTCTGACGATCTCTATAATCAGGCACCGCAAGGGCAAGTTTACGAACCGTTGAGTGAAGATGCCTGCGCCGGCTTGGCGGTGGGATTATGTTTGATGGGTGCTCGTTCTCTGTGGTGCTCTTACGAGTCGTTTGCAATCAATGGTTTACCGATTTGGCAGACGGTAACGCAAGCAATGGCAGAATTACGCCGTGCAACACCTTCAACGGTGACGCTGTTTACTGCCGGCGCATTGGAACAAGGGCGCAACGGCTGGACTCACCAACGTCCGGAAATTGAGGCTTATTTTGCTTCAATGATGCGAAATGGCAATGTTTTCCCCCTGTTTCCACCCGATGCCAATAGCATTCAAGCTTGCTATGAATGGGCGCTGACGACGAGGAATAAGGGCATTGTGATTACTTCGAGTAAGTCACCGCTGCCGATTCACACCACATTTGAGCAAACTCGTCAAGGGTTGCGGGATGGCGCGGTGGTATTGCAAGAAGTGAAGGGCAGCGAGACTGAGAAAACGGTGGTGTTTGCGGTTATTGGCGACATGACGTTGATGCCGGTGTTTGAAGCGGCTGCTTTCTTGGAAACGGAAGGTTTAGGTGTGCGGATTGTTTCCATTATCAATCCTCGCCGGCTCTACCGGCCTCATGATGTTGCGTGGGATACTTGTTCACAAGCCGATGATGGTTTCTTAGATGATGCCGGATTTGAGCGTTTGTTTGGTGGCGGTGCGTTAATTGGTGTAACGGGTGGCGCGGCTGCCATGCTGGAACCGATTATGTTGCGGAGTAATAGCAAGCGCGATACGTTTGCCTGGAAGCGCGGGGAAACGACTGCAAGTGCGGGAGAGTTAATGGCGTTTAATGGGTTAACTGCGGAAGCATTAACAAAGCGTGCAATTGAGTTAGTTCATTAG
- a CDS encoding Uma2 family endonuclease has translation MNPHLSEKVLPLKEQRFLLPGYQTWEQFEAIKALMPEVPTLRISYLDGSVEFITNSSDHETIKTNLCSLLETYLFNKGLSFIHKSCINVREKDKSVSFEIEESYNIGKKKELPDIAIEVVMLRSDIDKLEKYKRFNIIEVWFWEDNQLSLYRRQDEKYEQISRSEFLPELEIDLLARCVGMPSRLEARTEFLQEIRRQR, from the coding sequence ATGAACCCGCACTTATCAGAAAAAGTTCTGCCCCTTAAAGAACAGCGATTTCTACTTCCTGGCTATCAGACTTGGGAACAATTTGAAGCGATCAAAGCTCTAATGCCAGAAGTGCCGACTTTGCGAATCTCTTATCTTGATGGATCGGTAGAATTTATTACAAACAGCTCAGACCATGAAACAATAAAAACAAATTTATGTTCTTTACTCGAAACTTATCTTTTTAATAAAGGACTGAGCTTTATTCATAAAAGCTGCATTAATGTACGAGAAAAAGATAAAAGTGTTTCCTTTGAAATCGAAGAATCTTATAATATTGGAAAAAAGAAAGAACTACCTGATATTGCAATAGAAGTTGTCATGCTCAGGAGCGACATAGATAAGTTAGAAAAGTATAAGCGGTTTAACATCATAGAAGTCTGGTTTTGGGAAGATAACCAGCTTTCCCTGTATCGCCGGCAGGATGAGAAGTATGAACAAATTTCTCGCAGTGAATTTTTACCAGAGTTAGAGATAGACTTGCTAGCGCGTTGCGTAGGGATGCCTTCAAGGCTTGAGGCGAGAACAGAATTTTTGCAGGAAATCCGCCGGCAGCGATAG